The sequence GTCACCATAGCTAGGGCTATGCCTCCTCCTCGCGCCTTGTCTCGCAGCACCCTCCCTTCGCGATTGATTGCACTGACCTGCGGGACGCCACACTGGCAGCCTGCTCAGCGCCAGACCGCGCTGTCCGCCAGTCGTTCGAAGGGCTCCCGCAGATCCTCGAAGGCCTCCGGCGCGGTCGCGCCGATCAGGCTGTAGCCCTTCGAATCACGCACCGTCAGTGTCACCAAGGCGCGATGGGCGCCGCTGTGCAGGCGGTAGCGCCGCTCGAAGCGCAGCGCGGGCATGCCGTCCAGCATGATCTGCACGGGCACGCCGGCTTCGTAGTCCAGGCTGTGCTGTCGCGCCTGCGCTTCCTTGAAGCGCAGATAGCCCTGCAGGGTCGGTTTTGAACCGGCCCCGTCGCTGAACTGCCGGCTGAGATCCTCACTGACGCTGAAGTACGCACCCTCGATCCATGCACCGGCTTCATCACGCGGACGCGCCATCCACAGACTCTTGCCGGCACCATCCTGAATGTCCCAGTTCACCGGAACCTGCAAGCGCAGATCGAGTACCGGCGTCGCAGCCGTCGGCATGGGTTTGCCGCCACAGGCTCCCAGCAGCGCAAGACTGAACAACACCGCGCAGCGCCCCGGCCGCAGGATCATGCCGGCGGCTGGCCGCGCTCGAAGCTCATCTCGAAGGCCGGCGCCGGATTGCCATCGGCATCGATCTCCACCGAATTGCCGTCCAGGTCCAGGGCGTAAACCGCGCCGGTGAAGTGGTCACCATCGAGTTCAACCCAGAAGAAGCCGTAGTGCTCACCAAGCTCGAAGTAGCCGGGATTTCGACCCGGCTCGAGGATTTCACGTTCCTTGCCACCGGCACCGGACAGGATGTGCTGGGTCTTGCCGCAGGCCGCGGTCGGCTTGAGCCAGTACAGCTCGTGATCGTGCCCGTTGAAGAACACATCGACCTGATCGCAGATCGTGTTTTCGAGGAAGGCCTGGTAGTCCTCGCCGCGACAACTCTGGCTGATGATCAGCGGAATCGCGCAGGTGTCCGGCAGAGCGCCGCGCTCATAGTCGCCAGCATTGCCGTGCTGCCCATTGGAAATATACGGATGATGCGCCAGCGCGAACTTCCAGCGGGCTTTGCTGGCAGCCAGCGCGTCCTGCATGAACACGGTCTGATCGGCGATGTACTGGTCCAGGGCGCCGCCGCGCCACTGCGAATCGACATCGTCCACGAAGTGCGTGATCGGGCTCGAATCCAGGGAGAACAGTTCAACCACCGGATCATTGCTGCCCACCGGCCAGCTCAGACTGTAGTAGCGGCTCGGCAGATACCATTTGCCGCTGCCGTGCTCGGCGTAGTGATAGGCGACTTCGACATCGCCGGTGGAATTGTCTGAACCGTCGCCAGCAATCGTCGCTCCGGTGTTGTCGTGGTTGCCCAGCGTCATCAGGAACGGAAAGTCGAAGGCTGCATAGGGTTGTTCGAAAGCCGTGTCGAACAGGGGATCGTCGACATCGCTGGCGCCGCGCTCGTAGATGTTGTCGCCCGCGATCATGGCGAAATCGCAGCCGCGCATTTCGCATACCTGCCGCATCAGCGAAGCGACCTGGGACTGCGGTCCGTCGACGCCGGACCCTGTGTCGCCGAGCGCGATGAAACGGACCTTGCCATCGCTTCCACTAGCGCCATCACCACCCACATCCGCGCTGCGCCCGCAAGCACTCACGGCCAACACCATGAGCAGCGCCAGCATTCGAAAACCAAGCATTCGTATCATCCCCAACCCCGCAGAAAATCGCGAGACTCTATTTCATTTTGGTGGCGATCAAATGACAAGGACCGCAGCCGCCTGATCGGCGCCTGCGGTCCTTGCAAGCCGTCCGGACGGTGGACACCCCCGCCCAGGCTTTGGCGCTGCGCTTATTCCACGTAGAGCCAGAACGCCACGCGGCGGTTGTCGCTGCGGCCTTCCTCGGTCTCGTTGGTCGCGACCGGCTGATTTTCGCCGCGGCCGGTCGTCTTCAGGCGCTCACCCGAGATTCCTTTCGAAACCAGATAGGCTTTGGCGGACTCGGCACGTTGCGTCGACAACTGCAGGTTGTACGCATCGGTGCCCAGCGAATCGGTGTGACCGATGATCTCGACGGTCATGTCGCTCTGACCGTTCATCATCGCCGCCATGCGGTCGAGATAGCTCGTACCCATGGTTGAAAGACGGTCGGAGTCGAATTCGAACGTGAAGTCCGGCAACACGATCGGCTGCGGCACCGCGCAACCGCGGTCGTCGACCTCGGCCGGCACCATGGTGTCCGGGCAGACATCGTCGGCATCGAACACGCCATCTTCATCGGCATCGCTCTGATCCATGACCGGCGGGACGGCGCAACCGAATGCGTCGACCACCGTGCCGGCGGGCGTGCCGGGGCAGTTGTCATCCGGGTCGTACACGCCGTCACCATCGGAATCGACGGCGCAGTCGCTACGACCGGTTTCGGCGTCTACGACGGCCACCTCACAATCCAGCGGTTCCGGCACGTCCTCCATCGCCGGTTCGCTCCTGGAACCGCCCGGCAGCGGCAGCTGCAGGCCCACGAGGAAGCGGTAATCCGTCAGGAAGTCATGACCCGGCGCGGATTCGTCATTCGACTGGCCGAGCGCGCGCGCTTCGGTACGGATGCCGAGGCCATACCACGGCAAGGGAAACAGCGCACCGCCACCGAGACTGATGCCGGCATGGGTGTGCTTGTCGGACAATACGTCTTCCTGCAGCACCGACAGGCCGCCGAGGACGTACGGTTTGAGACGCAGACCGTTCTCCCAGCCCCAGAAACCGAAATCCTTGACCAGGTCGATCAGCAGGCCGGTCTGATAGTCCTTCTTGCCGTCCACGTCACGGTCGTCCATGGAATTGTCGAAGTACGACAGTTCCATGGCCCAGCTCTGCCAGCCGATCGGTACACCGACCGTCAACTGGAAGCCCTTGCCGTCGTCGTTCGGACGGCTGCTGTCGGTAATCACATAGGTGCCGCCGGCACCCAGGTAGATCGAATCGCTGTCGTCCGTGTTCACGGCGCTGGCCTGACCAACCCAAGCCGTGGCGAGCAGCGCGCCACCCCAAATTATGTTGCGCATGGTTCCCTTCCTGAAATATTTGGCAATCTTTGAGCTGCCATCCGGCATTATCTTATGTGTTGCATTGCGGCAACGTGGCAATCTAACGGACGGACCGTGCTGCGGCAACCGCAGCGATACACTCGGAAACAAGTCCCGGTCCGCGGTATATCAGTCCTGAGTAAATCTGGACCATGTCCGCACCCGCCAGGATTTTGTCCGTGGCGTCGCGGCCGGCGAGGACGCCGCCGACCCCAATGATCGGAAACGAGGCGTCCAGCCGCGCGCGCAAGGCACGCAATGTTTCATCAGCCAGGGGCTTGAGCGGTGCGCCGGACAGACCGCCGGCTTCCTTCGCCAGCGGCTCCCCGTCCAGACCGGGCCGGGCAATCGTGGTGTTGGTGGCAATCAGGCCGTCCATACCGCAGGCCTGGGCGGAATCGGCGATGTCCGTGAGCCCTGCGACATCCACATCCGGCGCGATCTTGAGCAGCAGCGGCACACGCCGGCCAGTCGCATCGGCCAACCGCACGCGCACCTCGCTCAGGCCGCCAAGCAAGGCATCGAGCTTGCCGCGTTCCTGCAGATCACGCAGGTTACGGGTATTCGGCGAGGAAATATTGATGGTCACGTAGTCGGCGCAGTCGTAAACCGTTTCCAGGCCGACGCGGTAGTCGCCCAAGGCCTGCTCGATCGGCGTATCGAAGTTCTTGCCGATATTGATGCCGATGACACCACGGTAGGCGGCGCGTTCGCGTACCCCCCGCACACGCTGCGCCAAGGCGGCGACGCCCTGGTTGTTGAACCCCATGCGATTGATCAGCGCCTGCTGCGCCGGCGCACGAAACAGGCGCGGCCGCGGATTGCCGGGCTGCGGCCGTGGCGTGACGGTGCCGACCTCGACGAAGCCGAAGCCGAGGCGGCCATACGCTTCGATCGCCTCGCCGTTCTTGTCCAGGCCCGCCGCCAGGCCGACGCGGTTCGCGAAGCGCAGGCCGAGGCAGTCGAAGGGATCGTCCTTCACGCCCCCGCGGAACGGCAGCGTGGCCAGTCGCGGCAGGTGTTTCATCGCCGCCAGGCTCAGTTCGTGCGAACGTTCGGCGTCGAGTGCGAACAACAGCGGGCGTAGCAGCGCGTAGAAATCGCTCAAGAGTCGCCCGCGTCGGGTGAATCGGGGGGGGCGGCTGAATTCGGTCTTGATGCGGCCGGCAACGGATTCAAAATATGGCCGAGCTTGTCGGCCTTGGTCGTCAGATAGGTTTCGTTGTGCGGGTTGCGTCCGCAGACGATTGGCACGCGCTCGACGACCTCGACACCGCCGCTTTGCAGCGCGTCGACCTTGCGCGGGTTGTTGGTCATCAGCCGCACGCGGCGCAGATCGAGATCGAACAGCATGTCCAGCGCCAGCGAATAGTCGCGAGCATCCGCCGGAAAGCCGAGGGTTTCATTGGCTTCGACGGTGTCATGGCCCCGGTCCTGCAGCGCATAGGCGCGAATCTTGTTGGCCAGGCCGATACCGCGCCCTTCCTGCCGCAGATACAACACCAGGCCGCGACCCTCGGTCGCGATTCGCTGCAGCGAGTGCTCAAGCTGGAAACCGCAGTCGCAGCGCAGGGAGAACAGCGCGTCACCGGTCAGGCATTCGGAATGGATGCGCACCAACGGGGGCAATCCGCCGAGATCGCCGATCGAGATCGCGAGATGCTCTTTGCCATCCTCGGTCAGATAGACCGCCATGTCGAACACCGCGAACGGCGTCGGCAGCTTGGCCTGGGCGACGCGACGCGGTGGCCCTTTTCGGGCCACCGCCGGCTTTGCGATGGTCGGGATCACTGACCGAACCAGTTCTGGCCGCAGACGCGCAATACCTTGCCGTTGACACCACCGGCGTACGGCGAAGCCATGAAGGCGACCGCTTCGGCAATATCGAGCGGCTTGCCGCCCTGTCCCAGCGAACACAGGCGGCGCCCCACCTCACGCGGAATCATCGGCATGGCTGCGGTCATCTGGGTTTCGATGAACCCGGGCGCGATCGCATTGATCGCACCGCCATGCTCGGCGAATTTCGGCGCCAGCGCAGCGACGTAACCGATCAGGCCGGCCTTGGTTGCACCGTAGTTGGTCTGGCCGGCATTGCCGCCGATCCCGCCAATGGAGGAAATGCAGACCATGCGCCCGGCGTCACGCAGCACACCGTTCAGGAGCTTTTCGTTGAGACGGATGATCGCGCCGAAGTTCACGTCCAGGACCTGATCCCACCAATGCGGCGGCATGTTGCGCAGCGTCTTGTCGCGGGTGATACCGGCGTTGTGGACGATGATGTCGGCACCGCCGAAGCGGCTCATCAACTCGCTGGCGATCAGCTCCGGCGCGGCGGCGTCGGTAATGTCCGCAGCCAGGGTCTGGCCACCGATGGCGCCCATGGTTTCCGCCAGGCTCTGCTCTTCCTGCGGACGGTCGATGCCGATGACCTGTGCGCCTTCACGCGCGAGGACCTCCGAGATCGCGGCACCAATGCCACGCGCGGCGCCCGTCACTACGGCGACTTTGCCGGTCAAGGAGGCTGTCCAGACCGCCGGCATATCGCCCTTGGCATCGAGCTGCAGGCACTGACCGCTGATATACGAGGAATGGTCCGACAGCAGGAAACGCAGCGCGCCCGGCAGCGCGGCATCGGCCGCCGGGTCGACCTCGAGTAGGTTCACCGTCGAACCCTTGCGACCGATCTCCTTGCCCAGCGAACGCACGAAGCCGCGCAGCGCCGCCGCGGTGGCCGCTGCATCGGCGTTCTCGACGTGGGCCGGCAGGCGTCCGATCACGACCACGCGCCCACCGGACGCGAGCTGGGACACCAACGGCTGCACGAAGTCGAACAGCACGCGCAGATCGCTGGGCAGTCGCGCGCCGCTGGCGTCGAATACCAGCGCCGCACTCTTCTCGCCCTCGCCGGGGGCCGGCTGGTTGGTCAGTGCGACACTGGCTTCATTAGCGGCCTTCTTCAAGGTCTCGATGCCGCCGACATCGGCGCGAACCCGCACCGTGGCGCCGCTGTCGTGCAGGCAGCGCAGCAGTACCGGCAGCAAGTCGGCGCCATGGGTGGCACCGACCGACACGGCGCGGCTGACCAAGGGCTGATCACTCCAGCCGCTGGTGTCACGTCGTAATCGAGGCGGCTGCGGCAGCCCCATCATCGATGACAAGGCTCGTCCGAAGGACGTATGCGAAAACTCCAGATAACGATCGACCATGATTGTGGTCCCGGAAAAGTGGCGCGCTATTATCGCAGTGTCGCGCAGTGGCGGACAGCGGCATCGGCGAAAGGCAAGGTTTTTCGATTGACGGCGGCCACGGGCTTGTGACTAGACTCTCGCGCAGAAGCGCTGCGCGCAAAGAGTTTCGTCGGGAAGCAAACGGGTCGTGCCGGCAGTCGGCCCGGACCGTAGATCAGGGCACGCGCTCAGGGCGGTGGATCGGGGACGAAACACATCACATGTCGTGGACGTCTGCGTATCGCATCTGAACGAATGCATTTCAAACAGGGAGAAGCCGGTATCGGGCAGCAGTCCGGCACAGCCGGTCGCAGGAGGGCACAGGCTTGGGCAAAAATCCACATCCACTCGGCACCTTGGTCGTCGTCGTCGTCATCGCGGCCGCGACTTACTTCGCCTTCGACCTGCTGGCATCGAACGACAAGGCCGATTCCGCCGACAGCGGGCGCCTCGACCCGGAGTCCGTGTTCTCGGGCTCCGTGGACCCAATGGATGTGGCGCTGGACGACAGCGACTCGATGCCGGTACCGACCAGTGGCGGCCAGACGGCGATGGTGGGCACGGCGACATCATCCGACGCGGCGGCGACCGAAACCCACGGGGGTGCCGCCGACACGGTAGACGATCCCGCAGAAGTGGAGGACACGCTCGAAGCGGAATCGGGCGGCGACGCCGAGCGGAGCGAGCACATGGCCGCCGATCCGGAGCCGAGCTACGGCAGCAAGCCAATGCCGGCACCGACGCCGGAGGCCCGACCGGAACCGGGCCCGGACGCCAGCGATGAGCCGATGAGCCCGACGCCGCCCCCCCGCTCCGCTACCCGGACCCAGGCCGCGCCCAAAGCCTCGAACACGGCGGTGGAACGCGCAGGCCCGCCCGACGCCCGCCTGGTTTACCAGTGGTGGCCGGCGCAGCCGCGTGCCGGCAGTTTCGGCCTGATCTACGCCGGACAGCTCGCCCAGCGATCGGCGATCGCGCTCAACTTCTCGCAGGCCGTAGACCCGACCAGTGCCGGCGCACTCAAGGTGCTCGACGACAGTGGCAAGCCGGTCAGCGGCGAATGGGAGCCGGCCGCGAGCAATCCACGCATGCTGGTGTTCGAAACGCCAGCCGCCGGCCGCTACACGGTGGTCGTCGGACCGGAAATCAAGGACCAGCGCGGGCGCGAGCTGGGCTATCGCGCAGAGGGGCCGGTTTATCTGCGTCCATAGTCTTCGTAGTCCGGCGCCCTGTGGCGGGCGTGTCGGCTTCGGTCACGACACCGTCGCGAAGCGCCGATAGGCTTTGTCGACCGGAACGAGCGAATCATCGCTTTGGGTGGCGCATGCTGCATGTGAAATCGACCCGCTATGGATGCCTCTTGATCGTGCTGCTCGCCCTGGCCGGTTGCGGCGGTGGTGGCGGCTCCGACGATGGCGGCGGCGGCAATGGCGGGAACGACGGAAATGGCGACGGAACCGGCGCAGTAGACGGCGGCGATACGGTAGTGCCGCCGATCACGGTCG is a genomic window of Gammaproteobacteria bacterium containing:
- a CDS encoding metallophosphoesterase; the protein is MLALLMVLAVSACGRSADVGGDGASGSDGKVRFIALGDTGSGVDGPQSQVASLMRQVCEMRGCDFAMIAGDNIYERGASDVDDPLFDTAFEQPYAAFDFPFLMTLGNHDNTGATIAGDGSDNSTGDVEVAYHYAEHGSGKWYLPSRYYSLSWPVGSNDPVVELFSLDSSPITHFVDDVDSQWRGGALDQYIADQTVFMQDALAASKARWKFALAHHPYISNGQHGNAGDYERGALPDTCAIPLIISQSCRGEDYQAFLENTICDQVDVFFNGHDHELYWLKPTAACGKTQHILSGAGGKEREILEPGRNPGYFELGEHYGFFWVELDGDHFTGAVYALDLDGNSVEIDADGNPAPAFEMSFERGQPPA
- a CDS encoding OmpA family protein, with protein sequence MRNIIWGGALLATAWVGQASAVNTDDSDSIYLGAGGTYVITDSSRPNDDGKGFQLTVGVPIGWQSWAMELSYFDNSMDDRDVDGKKDYQTGLLIDLVKDFGFWGWENGLRLKPYVLGGLSVLQEDVLSDKHTHAGISLGGGALFPLPWYGLGIRTEARALGQSNDESAPGHDFLTDYRFLVGLQLPLPGGSRSEPAMEDVPEPLDCEVAVVDAETGRSDCAVDSDGDGVYDPDDNCPGTPAGTVVDAFGCAVPPVMDQSDADEDGVFDADDVCPDTMVPAEVDDRGCAVPQPIVLPDFTFEFDSDRLSTMGTSYLDRMAAMMNGQSDMTVEIIGHTDSLGTDAYNLQLSTQRAESAKAYLVSKGISGERLKTTGRGENQPVATNETEEGRSDNRRVAFWLYVE
- a CDS encoding quinone-dependent dihydroorotate dehydrogenase — translated: MSDFYALLRPLLFALDAERSHELSLAAMKHLPRLATLPFRGGVKDDPFDCLGLRFANRVGLAAGLDKNGEAIEAYGRLGFGFVEVGTVTPRPQPGNPRPRLFRAPAQQALINRMGFNNQGVAALAQRVRGVRERAAYRGVIGINIGKNFDTPIEQALGDYRVGLETVYDCADYVTINISSPNTRNLRDLQERGKLDALLGGLSEVRVRLADATGRRVPLLLKIAPDVDVAGLTDIADSAQACGMDGLIATNTTIARPGLDGEPLAKEAGGLSGAPLKPLADETLRALRARLDASFPIIGVGGVLAGRDATDKILAGADMVQIYSGLIYRGPGLVSECIAAVAAARSVR
- the ribA gene encoding GTP cyclohydrolase II, producing the protein MAVYLTEDGKEHLAISIGDLGGLPPLVRIHSECLTGDALFSLRCDCGFQLEHSLQRIATEGRGLVLYLRQEGRGIGLANKIRAYALQDRGHDTVEANETLGFPADARDYSLALDMLFDLDLRRVRLMTNNPRKVDALQSGGVEVVERVPIVCGRNPHNETYLTTKADKLGHILNPLPAASRPNSAAPPDSPDAGDS
- a CDS encoding 3-oxoacyl-ACP reductase, which translates into the protein MVDRYLEFSHTSFGRALSSMMGLPQPPRLRRDTSGWSDQPLVSRAVSVGATHGADLLPVLLRCLHDSGATVRVRADVGGIETLKKAANEASVALTNQPAPGEGEKSAALVFDASGARLPSDLRVLFDFVQPLVSQLASGGRVVVIGRLPAHVENADAAATAAALRGFVRSLGKEIGRKGSTVNLLEVDPAADAALPGALRFLLSDHSSYISGQCLQLDAKGDMPAVWTASLTGKVAVVTGAARGIGAAISEVLAREGAQVIGIDRPQEEQSLAETMGAIGGQTLAADITDAAAPELIASELMSRFGGADIIVHNAGITRDKTLRNMPPHWWDQVLDVNFGAIIRLNEKLLNGVLRDAGRMVCISSIGGIGGNAGQTNYGATKAGLIGYVAALAPKFAEHGGAINAIAPGFIETQMTAAMPMIPREVGRRLCSLGQGGKPLDIAEAVAFMASPYAGGVNGKVLRVCGQNWFGQ